A window of Fundulus heteroclitus isolate FHET01 chromosome 15, MU-UCD_Fhet_4.1, whole genome shotgun sequence contains these coding sequences:
- the trib2 gene encoding tribbles homolog 2 has product MNIQRSNPINISRYGRSRHKSHDFEELSCLRTTESSQSFSPNLGSPSPPETPDSSHCISRIGDYLLLEPLEGDHVFRAAHLHSGDELVCKVFDIGRYQESLAAYFALGRHEHVNQILEILLGETRAYVFFDRSHGDMHSFVRTCKKLREDEAARLFHQIASAVAHCHDNGLVLRDLKLRKFVFKNEDRSLVKLESLEDSYILAGLDDSLSDKHGCPAYVSPEILNASGSYSGKAADVWSLGVMLYTILVGRYPFHDVEPGSLFSKIRRGHFNIPETLTPKAKCLIRSILRREPAERLTSREILEHPWFASAGVLGGFQVHSRGEREQEQTVPEVTMEEELELFS; this is encoded by the exons ATGAACATACAGAGGTCAAATCCAATCAACATTTCACGTTATGGGAGATCGCGACACAAATCGCACGATTTTGAGGAGCTGTCTTGCTTAAGGACTACAGAGTCGAGCCAGAGCTTCAGCCCCAACCTCGGTTCCCCCAGCCCGCCGGAGACCCCGGACTCCTCGCACTGCATCTCCCGCATCGGGGACTACCTTTTGTTGGAGCCGCTGGAGGGGGACCACGTTTTCAGAGCCGCCCACCTGCACAGCGGCGACGAGCTCGTATGTAAG GTGTTCGACATCGGCCGGTACCAGGAGTCGCTGGCGGCCTACTTCGCCCTGGGCCGGCATGAGCACGTCAACCAGATCCTGGAGATCTTGCTCGGGGAGACGCGGGCCTACGTGTTCTTCGACAGGAGCCACGGCGACATGCACTCCTTCGTCCGCACCTGCAAGAAGCTGCGGGAGGACGAGGCCGCCCGCCTCTTCCACCAGATCGCTTCGGCCGTGGCGCACTGCCACGACAACGGGTTGGTCCTCCGCGACCTCAAGCTGAGGAAGTTCGTCTTCAAGAACGAGGACAG GAGCCTGGTTAAACTGGAGAGCCTCGAGGACTCTTATATCCTTGCCGGTCTCGACGACTCGCTGTCAGACAAGCACGGCTGCCCGGCCTACGTCAGCCCGGAGATCCTCAACGCCAGCGGCAGCTATTCGGGCAAGGCGGCCGACGTGTGGAGCCTCGGCGTCATGCTCTACACCATCCTGGTGGGGCGCTACCCTTTCCACGACGTGGAGCCGGGCTCCCTGTTCAGCAAGATCCGCCGGGGCCACTTCAACATCCCCGAGACGCTGACGCCGAAGGCCAAGTGCTTGATCCGCTCCATTCTGCGCCGGGAGCCGGCGGAGCGCCTCACCTCCCGGGAGATCCTGGAGCACCCCTGGTTCGCCTCCGCCGGAGTGCTGGGGGGGTTTCAGGTGCACAGCCGGGGGGAGCGGGAGCAGGAGCAGACGGTGCCCGAGGTGACCatggaggaggagctggagctcTTCAGCTGA